One window from the genome of Garra rufa chromosome 1, GarRuf1.0, whole genome shotgun sequence encodes:
- the selenow2a gene encoding selenoprotein W, 2a has translation MGVQIKVEYCGGUGYEPRYQELKRVVTAEFTDADVSGFVGRQGSFEIEINGQLIFSKMETSGFPYEDDIMDAIQRAYDGQPVEKITKSQPPCVIL, from the exons ATGGGTGTACAAATAAAAGTTGAATACTG TGGCGGATGAGGGTACGAGCCCCGCTATCAGGAGCTCAAGCGGGTCGTCACTGCTGAGTTCACTGATGCGGATGTCAGTGGCTTCGTTGGCCGCCAAG GGAGCTTTGAGATTGAGATCAATGGACAACTGATCTTCTCAAAGATGGAAACCAGTGGCTTCCCTTATGAGGATGAT ATTATGGATGCTATCCAAAGAGCCTATGATGGCCAGCCAGTGGAGAAGATCACCAAGAGCCAGCCTCCATGTGTCATCCTCTAA